The sequence TGATACGTAGCTACAATACGACTTCCAATCTGTAAACAAACATCTGTTCGGTTTCCGCTGCCGTACAGTGACGTGAAAAACTCGTCAAGCAGGTCACGTGAACCAGCCGGCATCCTAGCTGTGGAGACTAGGCTGCCAGCCAGAGCCAGCCGGCAGCCAAGTCTCGGCCAGGATGCAACGCTGTTCGAGCGCAAATTTTTCGTTTCATTTAATTGATGTTACTTGCTAActgattattatttttgatttattattaagTATGAAGTTTGAACTCAATCTTacgattgttttttaaattaagatcgCCAAACATTGTGAACGACTGAAGTGGAGAATTACATGTAATCAAGTAGAAAAGTTCGTTGAGAAAAACAGTTGTATCTTCAATCTTCTTGAAAGGGTCACATAATAATCTGATAAAGATGTGGAATGACATGTCTGGAAGAAAGGGAAAGAATTcttcaatttataaaaaagctTATCAGAATAAAACAAGAGTTGACTGGAAGTTGttgaataaagaaacttttttggcGCATTtgcaaaatagagaaaaaaatacgccTCTTCACCTTGCAGTTCATCGTGGAAATAAACCCATGATCCGGGAATTATTACAACATCCGAATATTATCgaagttgaaaataaatatggAAACAGAGCCCTGCACATAGCTGCCATGTGTGGAAAGCTAAGCGTCTTACAGATGATCTTAGCCAAGAATGCAAATCTTTATGCGAAGAACAAGTTGGGGTGTTCTGCTCTTTACATTGCTGCAGATCATCAGCGCTATGAAAATTTAGAGCTTCTCCTTGAGTATGGTGCAAATGTAAATGATAAAGCTAAGAAGTGTTTTAATGATACAGCATTACATAAGGCAGTACGtggtgaaaataaagaaatagtgCTGGCGTTGTTGATGTATGGTGCAGATCCTGAAATGGAAAATGATTATGGAAATTCGCccatttttcttgcattttcttACCCACACATTTCTTTACATGAAATGTTACCTAGTGACcagaatattttaaaagtgcTTATAGCTTTCTGTATGCTTTGGGATATTCAGGAGTGGAAAGCTTCATGTTTTACTGACAGTTTTGCTAGCAGCTTCAAGCCCTTCACCATTCAATGTGAAGAAGAAATTAAAAGAGCAAAACTGTTAATCTTAGGAAACTCAGGGCTCTCCTACTATGATGTTTTGAAATGTAATataaaagaaattgcttttttattaagaaaacaaTGGATGAAGGTTATCTTAAGGTCTAAGCTAAACTTAGAAATTTTCCCAATATATTCGGAAAtgtatgatttcaaaataaatgcgGGCATAAAGTGTGAGTACTTGGTTAAGGAAAGTAGCGAATGCTTACAAACTCTTTTGAAAGATTACCTTTTGTTACCAGATCTTATAGCTAAAAATATAGTATCCTATCTAGATATTGGAGATCTTAGAAATCTTACATGTCTTTGAATTAATTGGTTGACTTTGAATTTTGATTTATTCAAATAAGCTTGTTAAAATATCATAAACATgttagtgttattttttcattttttaatgatgtattttatgtaatgttatacataatttttctACAACCTATAactattaaaacattttcttctctCAATTGCTActttatgtttctaaattatTTCATCAccctgctatttattttttaattgctttgaaATATCTCATTGTTTGAGTAATTCTAGTGCTGCAATAAATAATGTTACAATTCAGCATATGGctcttaaatttcaatatttagcaGCCAAATAATGAAGTCTGAAATTAGAAgtaaattgaaatttctaaatAGAAATACAGTATATCCTCTATTTAATGATTGTCaagtattgcatttttaaaagggACTAGAAAAATCTAAATTAAGGATATTGtaaaatcgaggagcatagacattcaatgcggCCTAATACGGACCAATGAAATGTCTCATTAAATAAGGAATTCAGGTATGGTTAaatccagtggttggaaaaactacattttttttgtagcgaactacaactacttttttcaaaatgtagcaactacaaactacttctgaaatgtagtcgctactttccaaaaaataagtaaatacaaagcatacacaataggttgtccctcaaaaaatgaaagtcaatttttcaaattgcataaactcttgtatttttcctcttgtgtagaaacaatcgtgaaaataaattacttttaaatttaaaaaaaaaaaaaacaccttcaaaaaatacccaggaactaaaaagcaaaaaataattgattacacttacattctatttcctacccaaacatagaaatgaaatttattttaattaaatgaaattccagtacaaaaatcaactgaactaagcaccgaattataaaataaacactgatttaaattgctatacgatgaattattttaaatacctaactagttatatacgatctcttaatttttaataaccttttgaagtcggggccgcctattaacaactacataacgcaactgacagcccaccgaatcctgaattaaacactaatttaactatacgcgagattagtctttaaaactaaacctactcagttacgttatgtagtagtttataggaggccccgacttcaaaaggttattaaaaattaagagatcgtatataactagttaggtatttaaaataattaatcgtatagcaatttaaatcagtgtttattttataattcggtgtttagttcagttgatttttgtactggaattg comes from Uloborus diversus isolate 005 unplaced genomic scaffold, Udiv.v.3.1 scaffold_484, whole genome shotgun sequence and encodes:
- the LOC129233508 gene encoding 26S proteasome non-ATPase regulatory subunit 10-like — translated: MWNDMSGRKGKNSSIYKKAYQNKTRVDWKLLNKETFLAHLQNREKNTPLHLAVHRGNKPMIRELLQHPNIIEVENKYGNRALHIAAMCGKLSVLQMILAKNANLYAKNKLGCSALYIAADHQRYENLELLLEYGANVNDKAKKCFNDTALHKAVRGENKEIVLALLMYGADPEMENDYGNSPIFLAFSYPHISLHEMLPSDQNILKVLIAFCMLWDIQEWKASCFTDSFASSFKPFTIQCEEEIKRAKLLILGNSGLSYYDVLKCNIKEIAFLLRKQWMKVILRSKLNLEIFPIYSEMYDFKINAGIKCEYLVKESSECLQTLLKDYLLLPDLIAKNIVSYLDIGDLRNLTCL